From Cellulomonas oligotrophica, a single genomic window includes:
- a CDS encoding YbjQ family protein produces the protein MIVVTTDSVPGYRTQAVLGEVMGVTVRATDAGANLSAGFRAIGGGEIPEYTRVMHESRREVLARMVADAEQRGANAVVALRYDSAAIGAFSECCAYGTAVVVEPLAGHEPGATVQSAQQAALPADDARA, from the coding sequence ATGATCGTCGTGACCACCGACTCCGTCCCCGGCTACCGCACGCAGGCCGTCCTCGGCGAGGTCATGGGCGTGACCGTGCGCGCGACCGACGCGGGCGCCAACCTCTCGGCCGGCTTCCGGGCGATCGGCGGCGGCGAGATCCCCGAGTACACGCGCGTCATGCACGAGTCGCGCCGCGAGGTGCTGGCCCGCATGGTCGCCGACGCCGAGCAGCGCGGCGCCAACGCCGTGGTCGCGCTGCGGTACGACTCGGCCGCGATCGGCGCGTTCTCCGAGTGCTGCGCCTACGGCACCGCGGTCGTCGTCGAGCCGCTCGCCGGGCACGAGCCGGGCGCCACCGTCCAGTCGGCGCAGCAGGCCGCGCTGCCCGCCGACGACGCGCGGGCCTGA
- the arfB gene encoding alternative ribosome rescue aminoacyl-tRNA hydrolase ArfB: protein MTGDVVVGPSLVIPRAELTVRFSRSSGPGGQGVNTTDSRVELRWDVAASAVLTAVQRQRLVERLGARLVGGVLTVTASEHREQLRNRAAAELRLAALVAAGISPPARARRPTRPTRGSAERRLAAKKQRSATKRLRSAKPGE from the coding sequence GTGACCGGCGACGTCGTCGTGGGCCCGTCGCTCGTGATCCCGCGTGCCGAGCTGACGGTGCGGTTCTCCCGGTCCTCCGGGCCCGGCGGCCAGGGCGTCAACACGACGGACTCGCGGGTCGAGCTGCGGTGGGACGTCGCCGCGTCAGCCGTGCTCACCGCCGTGCAGCGGCAGCGGCTGGTGGAGCGCCTCGGGGCGCGGCTCGTCGGCGGGGTGCTCACGGTGACGGCCTCGGAGCACCGCGAGCAGCTGCGCAACCGCGCGGCGGCGGAGCTCCGCCTGGCCGCGCTCGTCGCGGCGGGGATCAGCCCGCCGGCGCGCGCGCGGCGGCCCACGCGGCCGACGCGGGGCTCGGCCGAGCGGCGGCTGGCCGCCAAGAAGCAGCGGTCGGCGACCAAGCGCCTGCGGTCGGCGAAGCCGGGGGAGTGA
- a CDS encoding alpha/beta hydrolase family protein translates to MRTSTVPSRTPSARPAPGPSAGARRPAGLLALVVGLLLALVPAAPAAAANPYERGPAPTESSITAARGAFAVSQTSVSRLGVSGFGGGTVYYPTDTSQGTFGGVVISPGYTARQSSIAWLGPRLASQGFVVMTIDTLSVYDQPASRGRQLAAALDWLTTRSSVRDRVDAGRLAVMGHSMGGGGTLEAVVDDPSLQAAIPLTPWNTDKTWPEVTTPTLIIGAEDDSVASVTTHARPFYTSIPSSTPKQYLELNGASHFAPNVSSTPIARSSIAWLKRFVDDDTRYDPFVCPAPAVGTTWSDVRSTCPF, encoded by the coding sequence ATGCGCACGTCCACCGTCCCGTCCCGCACACCGTCGGCGCGTCCCGCGCCCGGACCGTCCGCAGGCGCCCGTCGGCCCGCCGGGCTGCTCGCGCTCGTCGTCGGCCTGCTGCTGGCTCTCGTCCCGGCCGCGCCCGCCGCCGCCGCGAACCCGTACGAGCGCGGCCCGGCACCCACCGAGTCCAGCATCACCGCCGCCCGCGGCGCCTTCGCCGTCTCGCAGACCAGCGTCTCCCGGCTCGGCGTCTCCGGGTTCGGCGGCGGCACCGTCTACTACCCGACCGACACGTCGCAGGGCACGTTCGGCGGGGTCGTGATCTCGCCCGGGTACACCGCGCGCCAGTCGAGCATCGCCTGGCTCGGCCCGCGCCTGGCCTCGCAGGGGTTCGTCGTGATGACCATCGACACCCTCAGCGTCTACGACCAGCCCGCCTCGCGCGGACGCCAGCTCGCGGCCGCGCTCGACTGGCTGACCACCCGCAGCTCGGTCCGTGACCGCGTCGACGCCGGGCGCCTCGCCGTCATGGGTCACTCGATGGGCGGCGGCGGCACCCTGGAGGCGGTCGTCGACGACCCGTCGCTGCAGGCCGCGATCCCGCTGACGCCGTGGAACACCGACAAGACCTGGCCCGAGGTCACCACGCCGACGCTGATCATCGGCGCCGAGGACGACAGCGTCGCGTCCGTGACGACCCACGCGCGCCCGTTCTACACGTCGATCCCGTCGAGCACGCCCAAGCAGTACCTCGAGCTCAACGGTGCCTCGCACTTCGCGCCGAACGTCTCCAGCACGCCGATCGCGCGCAGCTCCATCGCCTGGCTCAAGCGGTTCGTCGACGACGACACCCGCTACGACCCGTTCGTGTGCCCCGCACCCGCGGTCGGCACCACCTGGTCCGACGTGCGCTCCACCTGCCCGTTCTGA
- a CDS encoding CGNR zinc finger domain-containing protein gives MVFAHDTEANLRAAADLVNTARRRDGRDALTTVPDLDGFFTAWGYTGRHDRDAAELAQVRAARDRVSALWDVDRDTGAQVVNAILREADAVPFLVRHDHMDWHLHATVADAQLATVVLVETAMAAADLVRSDAWDRLRTCAADDCAAVLVDLSRNGSRRFCDVNGCGNRAHVAAYRARRARATAGSA, from the coding sequence GTGGTCTTCGCCCATGACACCGAGGCCAACCTGCGCGCCGCCGCCGACCTGGTGAACACCGCACGGCGCCGCGACGGCCGCGACGCGCTCACGACCGTGCCCGACCTGGACGGCTTCTTCACCGCCTGGGGGTACACCGGGCGGCACGACCGGGACGCCGCCGAGCTGGCGCAGGTGCGCGCCGCGCGCGACCGCGTGTCCGCCCTGTGGGACGTCGACCGCGACACGGGCGCGCAGGTGGTCAACGCGATCCTGCGAGAGGCCGACGCGGTGCCGTTCCTCGTGCGGCACGACCACATGGACTGGCACCTGCACGCGACCGTCGCGGACGCGCAGCTGGCCACCGTGGTCCTCGTCGAGACGGCCATGGCAGCGGCCGACCTCGTGCGCTCGGACGCGTGGGACCGCCTGCGCACCTGCGCGGCGGACGACTGCGCGGCCGTGCTGGTCGACCTCTCGCGCAACGGCTCGCGCCGGTTCTGCGACGTCAACGGCTGCGGCAACCGCGCGCACGTGGCCGCCTACCGCGCCCGCCGCGCCCGCGCGACCGCCGGGTCCGCATGA
- a CDS encoding EamA family transporter: protein MPQTGARGAGVLAGLVAALAFSTSGPVVKPLLLAGWSPGAAIGVRLTVGAVLLAGPALLALRGRWSLLAHEWRTVVGFGLLGVAGASTMYFLAVDRLPVAVALLVEYTGPLLLVALGWARSRRAPSRTTLVGAALATGGLVLVLDVTGSLDLDPVGLLFALGAAVGNAAYFAITARPTALPPVTLAGAGMVVGAAAVGVVAAVGVLPVEAPDVRVAFLGAQVHWLVPLLVVGAVPTAFAYGVSAVSVRLLGERVASFLALSEVLFAVLLAWVLIGEAPLPVQLVGAGLVVAGVAAVRRGADRDVLTGAAPAPGGAAGGDGRDAPADRAPVHATRPTHARG from the coding sequence GTGCCGCAGACCGGTGCCCGGGGGGCCGGCGTCCTCGCCGGCCTCGTCGCCGCCCTCGCCTTCTCGACGAGCGGCCCCGTCGTCAAGCCCCTGCTCCTCGCCGGCTGGAGCCCCGGCGCCGCGATCGGCGTGCGCCTGACCGTCGGCGCCGTGCTGCTGGCCGGGCCGGCGCTGCTCGCGCTGCGCGGGAGGTGGTCGCTGCTCGCGCACGAGTGGCGCACCGTCGTCGGCTTCGGGCTCCTCGGCGTGGCCGGAGCGTCGACCATGTACTTCCTGGCCGTCGACCGGCTTCCCGTCGCCGTGGCGCTGCTCGTCGAGTACACGGGGCCGCTGCTCCTCGTCGCGCTCGGCTGGGCGCGCTCCCGGCGGGCCCCGTCCCGCACCACGCTCGTCGGTGCGGCCCTGGCGACGGGCGGGCTCGTGCTCGTGCTCGACGTGACCGGCAGCCTCGACCTCGACCCCGTGGGGCTGCTCTTCGCGCTCGGCGCCGCGGTCGGCAACGCCGCCTACTTCGCGATCACGGCACGGCCCACCGCGCTGCCGCCCGTCACGCTCGCCGGGGCGGGCATGGTCGTCGGGGCCGCGGCGGTCGGCGTCGTCGCGGCGGTCGGCGTGCTGCCCGTCGAGGCGCCCGACGTGCGCGTGGCGTTCCTCGGCGCGCAGGTGCACTGGCTCGTCCCGCTGCTGGTCGTCGGCGCTGTGCCCACCGCGTTCGCCTACGGCGTCTCGGCCGTGTCCGTGCGCCTGCTCGGCGAGCGGGTCGCGTCGTTCCTCGCGCTGTCGGAGGTGCTCTTCGCCGTCCTGCTCGCCTGGGTGCTGATCGGCGAGGCGCCGCTGCCCGTGCAGCTGGTCGGCGCCGGACTCGTCGTCGCGGGGGTCGCGGCCGTGCGGCGCGGTGCGGACCGCGACGTGCTGACCGGTGCCGCTCCCGCCCCGGGCGGGGCCGCGGGTGGCGACGGGCGCGACGCCCCGGCCGACCGGGCGCCGGTCCACGCAACGCGGCCGACACATGCGCGGGGTTAG
- a CDS encoding coenzyme F420-0:L-glutamate ligase, with protein sequence MTGLRVWAADGVPEVVPGDDLAALLVAALRADPDPGRRLVDGDVVVVTSKVVSKAEGRVVAADDREQAITDETVRVVATREHPGGVTRIVENRLGLVMAAAGVDASNTPEGTVLLLPVDPDASARGLRRALQEAFGVRLGVLLTDTAGRPWRQGVADLAIGAAGVQVLEDMRGQVDTHGRPLTMTVAAVADEIASAAELVKGKATGRPVAVVRGVGHLVTEEDGLGARVLVRTGPDDMFRLGSAEAYAEGWKDALAAGGAPGPAGPDGRAAP encoded by the coding sequence GTGACCGGGCTGCGCGTCTGGGCCGCCGACGGCGTGCCCGAGGTCGTCCCCGGCGACGACCTCGCGGCGCTGCTCGTCGCGGCCCTGCGCGCCGACCCGGACCCCGGGCGCCGGCTCGTGGACGGTGACGTCGTCGTCGTGACCAGCAAGGTCGTCTCCAAGGCCGAGGGCCGGGTGGTCGCGGCCGACGACCGTGAGCAGGCCATCACCGACGAGACCGTGCGCGTCGTGGCGACCCGGGAGCACCCCGGCGGGGTGACGCGGATCGTCGAGAACCGGCTCGGGCTGGTGATGGCCGCGGCCGGTGTCGACGCGTCGAACACCCCCGAGGGCACGGTGCTCCTGCTGCCCGTGGACCCCGACGCGTCCGCCCGCGGGCTCCGGCGCGCGCTGCAGGAGGCCTTCGGCGTGCGGCTGGGCGTGCTGCTCACCGACACCGCCGGGCGGCCCTGGCGCCAGGGCGTCGCCGACCTCGCGATCGGTGCCGCGGGGGTGCAGGTGCTGGAGGACATGCGCGGCCAGGTCGACACGCACGGCCGCCCGCTGACCATGACGGTCGCGGCGGTCGCGGACGAGATCGCGTCGGCGGCCGAGCTCGTCAAGGGCAAGGCCACCGGCCGGCCCGTGGCCGTGGTGCGCGGGGTCGGGCACCTCGTGACGGAGGAGGACGGCCTCGGGGCCCGCGTGCTGGTGCGGACCGGGCCGGACGACATGTTCCGCCTGGGCTCCGCCGAGGCGTACGCCGAGGGGTGGAAGGACGCGCTCGCCGCGGGCGGGGCGCCCGGGCCGGCCGGCCCGGACGGGCGCGCCGCGCCGTGA
- a CDS encoding DUF418 domain-containing protein: MTSPTPPAPVLPAPPPVPVVGPVAVRDRAVAPDVARGLALLGIAIANSVTHLWGQPVGVGLRPLDGSTLDRVVDGVVSLFVDRRTMPMFALLYGYGIGVVVRRRAQALVPWPACRTDLLRRAGWLVAFGVAHTLLLWEGDILAVYGLTGLVAVLLVRASGRTLLVVGGVALLLGGLATGALDALTVAVGGVDGGDQLAAAETSPLLAVLLRAATLPMLPVGVVIALPLVLAGIWAARTGVLEDPAAHLPLLRRWAVGGLSVSVVGAVPLATAVAGLWEPSALGVVVPAALHMVTGAVGGIAFAALVGWVVGAHGTTLATLGPVGRALRAVGTRSLTCYLLQTVLFVLPLAGWAGGLARGFGSAQVVAWAVGVWLVTVVVAVLLERADKRGPAEALYRRLVYRTV, encoded by the coding sequence ATGACGTCGCCGACGCCTCCCGCCCCCGTCCTCCCCGCTCCCCCGCCCGTGCCGGTCGTCGGACCTGTCGCCGTGCGCGACCGGGCCGTGGCCCCCGACGTCGCCCGCGGCCTGGCGCTGCTGGGCATCGCGATCGCGAACTCCGTCACGCACCTGTGGGGCCAGCCCGTCGGGGTGGGGTTGCGCCCGCTCGACGGCTCGACGCTCGACCGCGTGGTCGACGGGGTGGTGTCGCTCTTCGTCGACCGGCGCACGATGCCGATGTTCGCGCTGCTGTACGGGTACGGCATCGGCGTGGTCGTGCGACGCCGCGCGCAGGCGCTGGTGCCGTGGCCGGCGTGCCGCACCGACCTGCTGCGCCGCGCGGGCTGGCTGGTGGCGTTCGGCGTCGCGCACACGCTGCTGCTGTGGGAGGGCGACATCCTCGCGGTCTACGGGCTCACCGGGCTGGTGGCGGTGCTCCTGGTCCGCGCGTCGGGGCGGACGCTGCTGGTGGTCGGCGGCGTCGCGCTGCTGCTGGGTGGCCTGGCGACCGGCGCGCTGGACGCCCTCACCGTGGCCGTGGGCGGCGTGGACGGCGGCGACCAGCTCGCGGCCGCGGAGACCTCGCCGCTGCTGGCGGTGCTGCTGCGCGCGGCGACGCTGCCGATGCTGCCGGTCGGTGTGGTCATCGCGCTGCCGCTGGTGCTGGCGGGGATCTGGGCGGCGCGCACGGGCGTGCTGGAGGACCCGGCGGCGCACCTGCCGCTGCTGCGGCGCTGGGCCGTGGGCGGGCTGTCCGTGAGCGTCGTGGGCGCGGTGCCCCTGGCCACCGCGGTGGCCGGCCTGTGGGAGCCGTCGGCGCTGGGCGTCGTCGTACCGGCCGCGCTGCACATGGTCACCGGCGCGGTGGGCGGGATCGCGTTCGCCGCGCTGGTCGGGTGGGTCGTCGGGGCGCACGGGACGACGCTCGCCACGCTGGGCCCGGTCGGCCGGGCGCTGCGGGCCGTCGGCACCCGGTCGCTGACCTGCTACCTGCTGCAGACCGTGCTGTTCGTGCTGCCGCTGGCGGGCTGGGCCGGTGGCCTGGCCCGGGGGTTCGGGTCGGCGCAGGTCGTGGCGTGGGCCGTCGGGGTGTGGCTGGTGACGGTCGTCGTCGCGGTGCTGCTGGAGCGGGCGGACAAGCGCGGCCCGGCCGAGGCCCTCTACCGCCGCCTGGTCTACCGCACCGTCTGA
- a CDS encoding HhH-GPD-type base excision DNA repair protein codes for MALWMTGDEAADRLLDEDAFALLVGMLLDQQVAMETAFAGPAKIADRMDGLDVRRVADADPEQFAALCATPPAVHRFPGSMAARVQAVARAVVDDYDGDVTRLWRDGDPDAATVLRRLKALPGFGDQKARIFLALLGKQRGVQPAGWREVAGPYGEEGARRSIADVTDADSLMEVRATKRAAKAAARSAS; via the coding sequence ATGGCGCTGTGGATGACCGGGGACGAGGCCGCCGACCGGCTGCTCGACGAGGACGCGTTCGCGCTGCTCGTCGGCATGCTGCTGGACCAGCAGGTGGCGATGGAGACGGCGTTCGCCGGTCCGGCGAAGATCGCCGACCGCATGGACGGGCTGGACGTGCGGCGCGTCGCGGACGCCGACCCGGAGCAGTTCGCGGCGCTGTGCGCGACCCCGCCGGCCGTGCACCGGTTCCCGGGGTCGATGGCGGCCCGCGTGCAGGCGGTCGCCCGTGCGGTGGTCGACGACTACGACGGGGACGTGACGCGGCTGTGGCGCGACGGCGACCCGGACGCGGCCACGGTGCTGCGCCGGCTCAAGGCGCTGCCGGGCTTCGGCGACCAGAAGGCCCGGATCTTCCTGGCCCTGCTCGGCAAGCAGCGCGGCGTGCAGCCGGCGGGGTGGCGCGAGGTCGCCGGTCCGTACGGCGAGGAGGGCGCGCGCCGCTCGATCGCCGACGTCACGGACGCGGACTCGCTCATGGAGGTGCGCGCCACGAAGCGCGCCGCGAAGGCCGCCGCCCGCTCCGCCTCCTGA
- a CDS encoding DUF3105 domain-containing protein, with translation MAGTGSRKSREERAAQVAALREQQKRAERRRTIVAVSVVGALVVGLLGWAGVVIVGQARQTAAAEAEAEAPIEGVQEYADLSFDHVEGVVDYEQTPPVGGPHNAVWLNCGVYDTVVPDENAVHALEHGAVWITYDPALPADQLEILTELAAGESYMLLTPYEGLGSPVVATAWGYQLPLEDAADPRLETFVRKYLLNPDLPEAGALCSNGIGEPVA, from the coding sequence ATGGCGGGCACGGGATCACGCAAGAGCCGCGAGGAGCGGGCCGCCCAGGTGGCGGCGCTGCGCGAGCAGCAGAAGCGGGCCGAACGGCGCCGGACGATCGTCGCGGTGTCCGTCGTCGGCGCGCTCGTCGTGGGGCTGCTCGGCTGGGCCGGCGTGGTCATCGTGGGCCAGGCGCGGCAGACCGCGGCGGCCGAGGCGGAGGCGGAGGCGCCGATCGAGGGCGTGCAGGAGTACGCGGACCTCTCGTTCGACCACGTCGAGGGCGTCGTGGACTACGAGCAGACCCCGCCCGTCGGCGGCCCGCACAACGCGGTCTGGCTCAACTGCGGCGTGTACGACACGGTCGTGCCCGACGAGAACGCGGTGCACGCGCTCGAGCACGGCGCGGTGTGGATCACGTACGACCCCGCGCTGCCCGCGGACCAGCTCGAGATCCTCACCGAGCTGGCCGCCGGCGAGTCCTACATGCTGCTGACGCCGTACGAGGGCCTGGGCTCCCCCGTCGTCGCGACCGCGTGGGGCTACCAGCTGCCCCTCGAGGACGCCGCGGACCCGCGCCTGGAGACGTTCGTGCGCAAGTACCTGCTCAACCCCGACCTGCCCGAGGCCGGCGCGCTGTGCAGCAACGGG
- a CDS encoding TIGR03557 family F420-dependent LLM class oxidoreductase: protein MLEQFHPTEAVALSAYAEQHGFSGVMAADHFQPWVPAQGQSSFVWNVLTAVGERTTGDLGPGVTAPTFRWHPAMVAQASATLAAMYPGRHWLGLGSGEALNEHVVAGYWPEAPERINRMFEAIDLIKKLFSASLAGKDVKHAGQFYKLESTRLWTMPEEAPEILVATAGPVTAKRTGKHADGIITVGAPLEKITGLFGKFAEGAREVGKDPDAMPKVLQLHMSWAETDEQALANAMHEWPNGGMKFPKADIRSPFDFEQMAKLVRPEDFAGRMVISADPDAHRAEIQKYVDLGFDRIYLHNVGRNQREWIEVFGREVLPKLSR from the coding sequence ATGCTGGAGCAGTTCCACCCCACCGAGGCGGTCGCGCTGTCGGCCTACGCCGAGCAGCACGGGTTCTCGGGCGTCATGGCCGCGGACCACTTCCAGCCGTGGGTGCCCGCCCAGGGGCAGTCGTCGTTCGTGTGGAACGTGCTGACCGCCGTGGGCGAGCGCACCACGGGTGACCTGGGCCCGGGGGTGACCGCGCCGACGTTCCGCTGGCACCCGGCGATGGTCGCGCAGGCGTCGGCGACGCTCGCCGCGATGTACCCCGGCCGGCACTGGCTGGGGCTCGGGTCGGGCGAGGCGCTCAACGAGCACGTCGTGGCCGGGTACTGGCCCGAGGCGCCCGAGCGCATCAACCGCATGTTCGAGGCCATCGACCTCATCAAGAAGCTCTTCAGCGCGTCGCTCGCCGGCAAGGACGTCAAGCACGCCGGGCAGTTCTACAAGCTCGAGTCGACCCGGCTGTGGACCATGCCGGAGGAGGCGCCCGAGATCCTCGTCGCGACCGCCGGCCCGGTCACCGCCAAGCGGACCGGCAAGCACGCCGACGGCATCATCACCGTCGGCGCACCGCTGGAGAAGATCACCGGCCTGTTCGGCAAGTTCGCCGAGGGCGCCCGCGAGGTCGGCAAGGACCCCGACGCGATGCCCAAGGTGCTCCAGCTGCACATGTCGTGGGCCGAGACCGACGAGCAGGCCCTCGCCAACGCGATGCACGAGTGGCCCAACGGGGGCATGAAGTTCCCCAAGGCCGACATCCGCTCGCCGTTCGACTTCGAGCAGATGGCCAAGCTCGTGCGCCCCGAGGACTTCGCCGGGCGCATGGTCATCTCCGCGGACCCCGACGCCCACCGCGCCGAGATCCAGAAGTACGTCGACCTCGGGTTCGACCGGATCTACCTGCACAACGTGGGGCGCAACCAGCGCGAGTGGATCGAGGTCTTCGGGCGCGAGGTGCTCCCGAAGCTGAGCCGGTGA